From a single Acidobacteriota bacterium genomic region:
- the yajC gene encoding preprotein translocase subunit YajC, which translates to MNLLLFFQDGGFLGGFGFLLPFVLIFAIFYFLIILPQKRQRQQLSEMIAGLKINDEVVTNGGVIGKIKEVRETSFVILSAEKR; encoded by the coding sequence ATGAACCTATTACTCTTTTTTCAGGACGGCGGATTCTTAGGCGGCTTCGGATTCCTTCTTCCGTTTGTATTGATCTTCGCGATCTTCTATTTTCTGATCATCCTTCCGCAAAAGCGGCAGAGACAGCAGCTTTCGGAGATGATCGCCGGCCTCAAGATCAATGACGAGGTCGTGACCAATGGCGGTGTGATCGGAAAGATCAAAGAGGTTCGCGAAACGAGTTTCGTTATATTAAGCGCGGAAAAACGCTGA
- a CDS encoding redoxin domain-containing protein: MSDEMLLILRVLLAAIFALAAVGKLQDRAGAKKAMADFGVPESSAPAASLGLALAELTVAFCLLFPSVSWFAAIGATLLLAIFTGGMAYQIAKGNAPDCHCFGQLHSEPVSIWSLVRNAGFIVPAVLLVIAGRGSQGPAVAITAHEYFVVAIFAALFCAAAAIAGYAKQIIANQEKIIRRVETLELLSGGEPLLERNEAGDPADGLAIGSPFPDFKLPDINGKVFTFDHLFAEGGPMLFMFIGPDCNPCKALFPEFREWEREFAGRLRFVYISRGSVAENADKFAEGSDIRLLLQKERELANEVYAKWTPTAIFVDANGNIASHTAAGDQAIRELIDKLRKADLSRQHIYFRSNFVKTREPKIGKQIPEFALKDISGNDVRKADLIGKRSLVFLLTLTCTYCQDVVKDIKKREAEANGHRPQFIVLADGDPAELAEWGLKSPVLIDKDYKTAVEFGLHGAPAAVLIGEDGTVLSESAVGAPVIWPLIGEKP, from the coding sequence ATGAGCGATGAGATGTTGCTGATATTGCGTGTTCTGCTCGCCGCCATTTTTGCGCTCGCGGCGGTCGGTAAACTGCAGGACCGAGCCGGTGCCAAGAAGGCAATGGCAGATTTCGGCGTGCCCGAAAGCTCCGCACCCGCTGCATCGCTTGGGCTTGCGCTCGCGGAGCTTACGGTCGCTTTTTGTCTGCTGTTCCCGAGCGTTTCGTGGTTTGCGGCGATCGGTGCAACGCTGCTCCTTGCTATATTCACCGGGGGAATGGCGTATCAGATTGCAAAGGGGAATGCTCCGGATTGCCACTGCTTTGGGCAATTGCACAGCGAACCGGTCAGCATTTGGAGCCTCGTCCGTAATGCCGGTTTCATTGTTCCGGCTGTGCTTCTCGTCATCGCAGGCCGCGGTTCCCAAGGGCCGGCGGTTGCGATTACGGCCCACGAGTATTTTGTCGTTGCGATCTTTGCCGCACTTTTCTGCGCAGCCGCGGCGATCGCCGGATACGCCAAGCAGATCATCGCAAATCAGGAAAAGATCATCCGGCGCGTCGAGACGCTTGAGCTTCTCTCCGGCGGCGAGCCCTTGCTCGAACGCAACGAAGCCGGCGATCCGGCTGACGGCCTCGCCATCGGTTCGCCTTTTCCGGACTTCAAACTCCCGGACATCAACGGAAAGGTCTTCACCTTCGACCATCTTTTCGCCGAGGGCGGCCCGATGCTTTTTATGTTCATCGGCCCGGATTGCAACCCTTGTAAGGCATTGTTTCCCGAGTTTCGCGAATGGGAACGTGAGTTCGCCGGCCGGCTTCGCTTCGTTTACATAAGCCGGGGAAGTGTTGCCGAGAACGCCGACAAGTTTGCCGAAGGCTCGGACATCCGGCTGTTACTGCAGAAGGAAAGGGAACTCGCCAACGAGGTCTATGCCAAATGGACGCCGACCGCCATATTCGTCGATGCGAACGGGAACATCGCCAGCCACACGGCCGCCGGCGACCAGGCGATCCGCGAACTTATCGACAAGCTACGCAAGGCCGATCTCAGCCGCCAACATATTTACTTCCGTTCAAATTTTGTCAAAACGCGTGAACCGAAGATCGGGAAGCAGATACCCGAATTCGCGTTGAAAGACATCAGCGGCAACGACGTCCGAAAGGCCGACCTCATCGGCAAACGAAGCCTCGTATTTCTTCTGACGCTGACCTGTACTTACTGCCAAGACGTTGTCAAGGACATCAAGAAACGCGAAGCCGAAGCAAACGGGCATCGGCCGCAGTTCATCGTCCTCGCCGATGGCGATCCCGCTGAGCTCGCCGAGTGGGGACTGAAGTCGCCTGTGCTCATTGATAAAGACTACAAAACGGCGGTCGAGTTCGGGCTCCATGGCGCTCCGGCAGCGGTTTTGATCGGCGAAGACGGCACGGTGCTTTCGGAGTCGGCCGTTGGTGCCCCTGTCATCTGGCCGCTGATCGGTGAGAAGCCATGA
- the tgt gene encoding tRNA guanosine(34) transglycosylase Tgt: MSGGSEKAIEWTVEATDGRARAGTLRTRRSVIETPVFMPVGTQGSVKGVRFEWLEDELDARIILGNTYHLFLRPGPDAIRKLGGLHKFTTWKRSLLTDSGGFQVFSLTDLRKLTEAGVEFRSHLDGSRQFISPEVSMEIQAALGAEIVMAFDECPPGDAGHEKTRESMDLTLRWGERSKKRFFELQESGEDAGRLTADGLAGRQVLFGIIQGAGHHDLRSESLERTVAIGFDGYAIGGLSVGEAKPVMYGVLDHIAHQMPENAPRYLMGVGTPEDLLEAVGHGVDMFDCVMPTRNGRTGGVFTSRGKINIRNAKFALDEAPLDDRCGCSVCRRYSRAYLRHLYQAGEMTAATMISHHNLAFYLDLMRGAREAIREGRYLAFKQAQLAGFAENAAPDV, translated from the coding sequence ATGAGCGGCGGTTCGGAAAAGGCCATTGAGTGGACCGTCGAGGCGACCGATGGCCGGGCGCGAGCGGGGACGCTTCGCACACGTCGCTCAGTCATCGAAACGCCGGTATTTATGCCGGTCGGCACGCAGGGCTCGGTCAAGGGCGTGCGGTTCGAGTGGCTTGAGGACGAGCTCGACGCCCGCATCATTCTCGGCAATACCTATCATCTTTTCCTTCGGCCCGGGCCGGATGCGATACGAAAGCTCGGCGGGCTTCACAAATTCACCACATGGAAGCGTTCGCTCCTAACAGACTCCGGCGGTTTCCAGGTTTTCTCGCTTACCGATCTCAGAAAGCTGACCGAGGCAGGCGTCGAATTTCGCTCGCATCTCGACGGAAGCCGGCAATTCATCTCGCCCGAGGTTTCGATGGAGATACAGGCTGCGCTCGGGGCTGAGATCGTGATGGCATTTGACGAATGCCCGCCCGGGGACGCCGGCCACGAAAAGACCCGCGAGAGTATGGATCTAACACTCCGCTGGGGCGAGCGTTCGAAGAAGCGGTTCTTTGAATTGCAAGAATCGGGCGAAGATGCAGGCCGACTTACGGCCGACGGACTTGCCGGCAGACAAGTACTTTTCGGCATCATCCAGGGAGCGGGCCACCACGACCTTCGCAGCGAGAGCCTTGAACGCACCGTCGCCATCGGCTTTGACGGCTATGCGATTGGCGGCTTGAGTGTCGGGGAGGCAAAGCCGGTAATGTACGGCGTGCTTGACCACATCGCGCACCAAATGCCCGAGAATGCTCCGCGTTACCTGATGGGCGTCGGCACGCCCGAGGATCTGCTCGAAGCCGTCGGCCATGGCGTGGATATGTTCGATTGCGTAATGCCGACGCGAAACGGCAGGACCGGCGGCGTCTTCACCTCGCGGGGAAAGATAAACATCCGCAATGCGAAATTTGCCCTCGATGAAGCTCCGCTTGATGACCGTTGCGGCTGCTCCGTCTGCCGTCGTTACTCGCGGGCATATCTTCGCCATCTCTATCAGGCGGGCGAAATGACGGCCGCGACGATGATCTCGCACCACAACCTTGCGTTCTATCTTGATCTGATGCGGGGGGCGAGGGAAGCGATCCGCGAGGGGCGTTACTTGGCCTTCAAACAGGCGCAGCTTGCCGGATTTGCTGAGAATGCCGCTCCCGACGTTTGA